In Hyphomicrobiaceae bacterium, the following are encoded in one genomic region:
- a CDS encoding aspartate kinase, producing MAVVVMKFGGTSVANIERIRNVAKHVKREVDAGNKVAVVVSAMSGATNQLVAWVKEASPNKIYDPVEYDAVVATGEQVTAGLLALTLQDMGYTARSWTGWQIPVKTSSAHGAARIMDIPGDEIRKRIDAGEIAVVTGFQGVEPETNRVSTLGRGGSDTSAVAMAVALKADVCDIYTDVDGVYTTDPRIVPKARRLPKISYEEMLEMASLGSKVLQTRSVELAMVYRVRTRVLSSFVEPEAMRAVDMKNLEDIGTIVCDEDEIVEQQVVSGIAYAKDEAKVTVLKVDDKPGIAARIFGPLAEANINVDMIVQNVTPDGKQTDMTFTIQAAELPRALEVLKKAKADIGEFEVKSSDDVVKISVIGIGMRSHAGVASQMFKALSDKGINIHAISTSEIKISVLIDAAYAELAVRTLHSTYGLDSD from the coding sequence ATGGCTGTTGTAGTGATGAAATTCGGCGGCACCTCGGTCGCCAACATCGAGCGCATCCGCAACGTGGCCAAACACGTCAAGCGCGAGGTGGACGCCGGCAACAAGGTGGCCGTCGTCGTCTCTGCCATGTCTGGTGCGACCAACCAATTGGTTGCCTGGGTCAAGGAAGCCTCGCCCAACAAGATTTACGATCCGGTCGAATACGACGCCGTCGTTGCGACCGGCGAGCAAGTAACCGCGGGCTTGCTGGCCCTGACGCTGCAGGACATGGGCTACACGGCGCGCTCGTGGACCGGCTGGCAAATTCCGGTCAAGACAAGCTCGGCTCATGGCGCCGCGCGCATCATGGACATCCCCGGCGATGAGATCAGAAAGCGGATCGATGCAGGTGAGATTGCGGTCGTTACCGGCTTCCAAGGCGTCGAGCCGGAGACCAACCGGGTTTCGACGCTGGGCCGGGGCGGTTCGGATACGAGTGCGGTGGCAATGGCGGTGGCGCTGAAAGCCGACGTCTGCGACATTTATACGGACGTTGACGGCGTCTATACAACGGATCCCCGCATTGTTCCCAAGGCACGCCGCTTGCCGAAAATCTCCTACGAGGAGATGCTGGAGATGGCATCGCTCGGCTCCAAGGTGCTGCAGACACGCTCGGTGGAGCTTGCCATGGTGTACCGTGTGAGAACGCGCGTGCTCTCAAGCTTCGTGGAGCCCGAGGCGATGCGGGCTGTCGATATGAAGAATCTCGAGGACATCGGGACAATCGTTTGTGACGAGGATGAGATCGTGGAACAGCAGGTTGTGAGCGGCATTGCCTACGCCAAGGACGAGGCGAAGGTCACGGTTCTCAAGGTCGACGACAAGCCTGGGATTGCGGCGCGGATTTTCGGACCCCTCGCGGAGGCCAACATCAACGTCGACATGATCGTCCAGAATGTGACGCCCGACGGCAAGCAGACCGACATGACGTTTACTATCCAGGCTGCCGAGCTTCCACGTGCTCTTGAAGTGCTCAAAAAGGCAAAGGCCGACATTGGGGAGTTTGAGGTCAAGAGCTCCGATGATGTCGTCAAGATCTCGGTCATCGGGATCGGTATGCGCAGTCATGCTGGCGTCGCCTCACAAATGTTCAAGGCGCTGTCGGATAAAGGCATCAATATTCACGCAATCTCGACTTCCGAGATTAAGATCAGCGTATTGATAGATGCAGCCTATGCAGAGCTTGCCGTGCGCACTCTGCATTCGACGTATGGTTTGGACAGCGACTAA
- the prfA gene encoding peptide chain release factor 1, producing MSTSTLPTEKLERLIERWMVIQEELNSGVSQAAYAKLNKEFSDLSPVVTKIQALRKVEDELAGINQMIADPAADKDMVEMAYAERAELEPRIEQLVKDLRIALLPKDAADERSAILEVRAGTGGDEAALFAADLARMYTRYAELRGWKTEIISASENDLGGYKELVMSVSGQGVFARLKFESGVHRVQRVPATEASGRIHTSAATVAVLPEAEDVELDIKPEDIRIDTMRAGGAGGQHVNKTESAVRITHLPTGIIVVSAEKSQHQNRRLAMQVLKARVYELERDKAANERSQHRKEQIGSGDRSQRIRTYNFPQGRVTDHRINLTLYNLDEVLQGNALDELIDALITDHQASQLAELGAE from the coding sequence ATGTCCACCTCGACGCTTCCCACCGAAAAACTTGAACGTCTGATTGAGCGTTGGATGGTTATCCAAGAGGAGCTCAACAGCGGCGTTTCGCAGGCGGCCTACGCTAAGCTCAACAAGGAATTCTCCGACCTGTCGCCCGTCGTCACCAAGATCCAAGCGCTGCGCAAGGTGGAGGATGAACTTGCGGGCATCAATCAGATGATCGCCGATCCGGCTGCCGACAAGGATATGGTCGAGATGGCCTATGCGGAGCGCGCCGAGCTTGAGCCGCGCATCGAACAGCTCGTCAAGGATCTGCGCATTGCGCTGCTGCCCAAAGATGCTGCGGACGAGAGGAGCGCGATCCTCGAAGTGCGCGCGGGCACGGGTGGTGACGAGGCGGCGCTGTTCGCGGCCGACCTCGCGCGCATGTACACCCGCTACGCGGAGTTGAGGGGTTGGAAGACAGAGATCATTTCCGCTTCCGAGAATGACCTTGGTGGGTACAAGGAACTCGTGATGTCCGTGTCTGGTCAGGGCGTGTTCGCGCGGCTCAAGTTTGAAAGCGGCGTGCATCGTGTGCAGCGCGTACCTGCGACGGAAGCGAGTGGTCGCATTCACACCTCAGCGGCCACGGTGGCGGTGCTTCCCGAAGCCGAAGATGTCGAACTCGATATCAAGCCCGAAGACATCCGCATCGATACCATGCGCGCAGGCGGTGCTGGTGGACAGCATGTCAACAAGACGGAATCGGCGGTCCGTATTACCCATTTGCCGACGGGGATCATCGTTGTTTCCGCCGAGAAGTCGCAGCATCAAAACCGGCGTCTGGCCATGCAGGTGCTCAAGGCGCGCGTCTATGAGCTGGAACGAGATAAGGCGGCAAATGAGCGCTCGCAACACCGCAAAGAGCAGATTGGTTCTGGCGATCGCTCGCAGCGAATCCGCACCTATAATTTCCCGCAAGGGCGCGTTACCGATCATCGCATCAACCTGACACTCTACAATCTCGACGAAGTGCTGCAAGGCAATGCGCTCGACGAACTTATCGACGCGTTGATCACAGACCATCAGGCAAGTCAGCTTGCCGAATTGGGTGCGGAATGA
- a CDS encoding DUF4167 domain-containing protein → MRQGQQNRRGRGRNRKSQNPMTRSFESTGPDVKLRGTPSHIAEKYMSLARDALSSGDPVLAENYMQHAEHYNRIIMSFREQQMSQGGGDPFANGLSVARGPGVPGDPLDSAGDEFGDDEGDDFGEGRPSQVEGGQMAQPQGQPSGQPRNFDQPGQRYDNRDNRQQHHRRDRNDQQNRHHRHDRGENRFDRGDRMDRQDRGDRGERNDFRADRQDRSGEPRQMRDDRQPQPIVSDAVEPAPMPAPMPARRRERFQPGNSNGNGEALQPAAAAADHQPEFLRRPVRRPRAEPVEEAAPPRQAANEDQE, encoded by the coding sequence ATGAGGCAAGGACAGCAAAACCGCCGTGGTCGCGGTCGCAATCGCAAGTCGCAGAATCCGATGACCCGGAGCTTCGAGAGCACGGGGCCTGACGTGAAACTTCGCGGCACCCCTTCTCACATCGCGGAAAAGTACATGTCGCTGGCGCGTGACGCTCTCTCGTCCGGCGATCCCGTGCTTGCCGAGAACTACATGCAGCACGCGGAACACTACAACCGCATCATCATGAGCTTCCGCGAGCAGCAGATGAGCCAGGGCGGCGGCGATCCGTTCGCTAATGGCCTGAGCGTGGCGCGCGGTCCGGGTGTGCCTGGTGATCCGCTGGACTCGGCCGGCGATGAGTTCGGCGATGACGAGGGCGATGATTTCGGCGAAGGCCGACCGAGCCAAGTCGAAGGCGGTCAAATGGCGCAGCCGCAGGGTCAGCCTTCCGGCCAGCCGCGTAATTTCGATCAGCCGGGGCAGCGTTACGATAATCGCGACAATCGTCAGCAGCATCATCGCCGCGACCGGAACGACCAACAGAACCGCCACCATCGGCATGATCGCGGCGAGAATCGCTTCGATCGGGGCGATCGTATGGATCGTCAGGACAGAGGAGACCGCGGCGAGCGCAACGACTTCCGTGCGGATCGTCAGGACCGAAGCGGCGAGCCGCGCCAGATGCGCGACGATCGCCAGCCCCAACCTATCGTTTCGGATGCCGTTGAACCGGCGCCTATGCCGGCGCCTATGCCGGCGCGTCGCCGCGAACGGTTCCAGCCGGGCAACAGCAATGGAAATGGCGAGGCTCTGCAGCCCGCTGCCGCGGCCGCCGATCATCAGCCCGAGTTCCTGCGCCGCCCGGTGCGTCGGCCACGTGCTGAGCCGGTCGAAGAGGCGGCGCCGCCGCGGCAGGCCGCCAACGAGGATCAGGAATAA
- the ptsP gene encoding phosphoenolpyruvate--protein phosphotransferase: MVTRREDPRPLPSETSLRAIMRGLREIMAADEPGQAKLDRIVRQIAGVMVADVCSIYLKRQDGSLELFATEGLNPAAVHRTRLKRGEGLAGRCAELGVTVNEPEASSHPAFSYRPETHEEIYHALLAVPIERSGQVLGVLVVQNRKTKEYSDEDVEVMQSTAMVVAENLMSGTVAGTGAAIEFSRSQPMVIEGEALSDGIALGHVVLHEPRIVVTQLMSDNPSVEIERLNSALDKLVAHIDDMFEHEHLAFAGEHREVLEAYRMFAHDKSWHRRLREAVEGGLTAEAAVERVQNAMRTRMLRQHDPYWRERQRDLDDLSDRLMRVLAGRITSADEPSSLPGDTILVARNMGPAELLDYDRTRLRGLIVEDGSSQSHVAVVAKALGIAAVGQAAGVVERVNAGDAAIVDAVSGEVHLRPTGEVIAAYSDKVRFRARKQKRYMALRDRPAVTKDGVRISLNMNAGLLVDMPHLRECGADGIGLYRTELQFMLSDAFPRLDRQTQLYKSVLREAEGKPVVFRTLDIGGDKVLHYLRQPKEENPAMGWRAIRMAIDRPELFRVQVRAMMKAAAGQELRLMIPMVTAAAEMPPIRALIEKEVEFLRKHGYSPPSSLLVGAMLEVPSLLYELDEFLPQVDFISVGSNDLLQFLFAADRTNARVASRFDSLAAAPLRALRTLVKAAKKHRVPVTVCGEMAGRPVEALALIGLGIRSLSMAPASVGPVKATILSMDVGKVTDKIENLLKNGSDDLRAELVKYAESLGIEVEN, from the coding sequence ATGGTGACGCGGCGCGAAGATCCCAGACCACTTCCCAGCGAGACATCGCTGCGCGCCATCATGCGTGGACTGCGCGAGATCATGGCTGCCGACGAACCCGGCCAGGCCAAGCTCGACCGTATCGTGCGCCAGATTGCGGGCGTGATGGTTGCGGACGTCTGCTCGATCTACCTTAAGCGCCAGGACGGTTCTCTGGAGTTGTTCGCCACCGAGGGGCTGAACCCGGCGGCAGTGCATCGCACGCGGCTGAAGCGCGGCGAAGGTTTGGCCGGACGCTGCGCGGAGCTGGGCGTCACGGTCAACGAACCCGAAGCCTCAAGCCATCCAGCGTTCTCTTACCGGCCCGAAACGCACGAGGAGATCTATCACGCTTTGCTCGCTGTGCCGATCGAGCGGTCCGGCCAGGTTCTCGGCGTGCTCGTTGTCCAAAACCGCAAGACCAAGGAATACTCTGACGAAGACGTCGAGGTGATGCAGTCCACCGCGATGGTGGTGGCCGAGAACCTGATGTCTGGAACGGTGGCCGGGACGGGTGCGGCCATTGAGTTTTCACGCTCGCAGCCGATGGTGATCGAAGGTGAAGCGCTGTCCGACGGAATTGCTTTGGGGCATGTTGTGCTGCACGAGCCGCGCATCGTTGTCACCCAGCTCATGTCGGACAATCCTTCCGTTGAAATCGAGAGGCTGAATAGCGCCCTCGATAAGCTGGTCGCGCACATTGACGATATGTTCGAGCATGAGCATCTGGCTTTTGCCGGAGAGCATCGCGAGGTGCTCGAAGCTTACCGGATGTTTGCGCACGACAAGAGCTGGCACCGCCGGCTCCGGGAGGCGGTGGAAGGCGGCTTGACGGCGGAAGCAGCGGTCGAGCGCGTGCAAAACGCCATGCGGACCCGTATGCTTCGTCAGCATGATCCATACTGGCGCGAGCGCCAGCGCGATCTTGACGATCTCTCAGACCGGCTGATGCGCGTGCTGGCCGGGCGCATCACCAGTGCTGACGAGCCTTCCAGCCTTCCCGGCGATACCATTCTGGTCGCTCGCAATATGGGACCGGCAGAGTTGCTCGACTACGACCGCACTCGCTTACGCGGCCTCATCGTCGAGGACGGCTCGTCGCAAAGTCACGTTGCGGTCGTTGCCAAAGCACTCGGGATTGCAGCGGTCGGTCAGGCGGCCGGGGTCGTCGAGCGGGTCAATGCTGGCGATGCCGCCATCGTCGATGCGGTCTCGGGCGAGGTTCATTTGCGGCCGACTGGCGAAGTCATCGCGGCCTACTCCGACAAGGTTCGCTTCCGGGCCCGCAAACAGAAGCGGTACATGGCGTTGCGCGACCGGCCCGCCGTCACCAAGGATGGCGTGCGGATCTCGCTCAACATGAATGCCGGTCTGCTGGTCGATATGCCCCATCTGCGCGAGTGCGGAGCCGACGGTATTGGCCTATACCGCACCGAGCTGCAATTCATGTTATCGGATGCGTTTCCGCGGCTGGACCGCCAGACGCAACTTTACAAGTCAGTGTTGCGCGAGGCCGAGGGCAAGCCCGTTGTGTTTCGCACCCTCGACATTGGCGGCGATAAAGTTCTCCATTATCTGCGCCAGCCCAAGGAAGAAAATCCGGCCATGGGATGGCGGGCGATCCGTATGGCGATCGACCGGCCCGAACTGTTCCGCGTTCAAGTGCGTGCGATGATGAAGGCGGCTGCCGGACAAGAACTCCGTCTCATGATTCCCATGGTGACGGCGGCGGCTGAAATGCCGCCCATTCGCGCTCTGATCGAAAAGGAGGTCGAATTCCTCCGCAAGCATGGATATAGCCCACCCAGCAGTTTGTTGGTTGGCGCGATGCTGGAAGTTCCATCCTTGCTCTATGAGCTTGATGAGTTTCTTCCGCAGGTTGATTTCATCTCGGTTGGTTCTAACGACCTTTTGCAGTTCCTGTTTGCCGCCGACCGCACAAACGCTCGGGTTGCGAGCCGGTTCGACTCGCTCGCGGCTGCGCCTTTGCGGGCTCTACGCACCCTCGTCAAGGCAGCCAAGAAGCATCGCGTTCCGGTTACCGTGTGCGGCGAGATGGCGGGACGGCCGGTTGAGGCCCTGGCTCTCATCGGGCTCGGCATCCGTTCGCTCTCGATGGCGCCCGCCTCTGTTGGCCCGGTCAAAGCGACCATCCTGTCGATGGATGTCGGAAAGGTCACAGACAAGATCGAAAATCTGTTGAAAAACGGATCCGACGACTTGCGCGCGGAGTTGGTGAAATACGCCGAATCGCTGGGCATTGAAGTGGAAAATTGA
- the ppk2 gene encoding polyphosphate kinase 2: MTDHDPEKLSDRIRAEIQDSFDEELELELEDDTAGRALEDAIEHPEITGLERTSYFKELFRLQRELVQLQDWVVSQKLKVVVIFEGRDAAGKGGAIKRITQRLNPRVCRVAALPAPSERERSQWYFQRYAAHLPAAGEIVLFDRSWYNRAGVERVMGFCTEDDVEEFFRAVPDFERMLVRSGIKLIKYWFSITDDEQNFRFQMRIHDPLKQWKLSPMDLESRRRWEQYTKAKEDMLERTHIPEAPWWVVNAVDKKKARLNCISHLLRQIPYKPVARDEISLPARVHSPDYVRDPVPVEMYVPEVY, from the coding sequence ATGACAGATCACGATCCCGAGAAGCTTTCAGACCGCATCCGTGCAGAGATTCAAGACAGCTTCGATGAAGAACTTGAGCTGGAATTGGAGGACGACACCGCCGGTCGCGCACTCGAAGACGCGATTGAGCATCCCGAGATCACAGGGCTGGAGCGCACTAGCTACTTCAAGGAGCTGTTCAGACTTCAAAGGGAACTCGTGCAGCTCCAAGATTGGGTCGTCAGCCAGAAGCTCAAGGTCGTCGTCATCTTCGAGGGCCGCGATGCTGCCGGCAAAGGCGGCGCCATCAAGCGCATCACGCAGCGGCTTAATCCGCGCGTTTGTCGCGTTGCAGCCCTTCCCGCTCCGAGCGAGCGCGAAAGATCGCAATGGTACTTCCAACGCTATGCGGCGCATCTTCCCGCAGCCGGCGAAATCGTTTTGTTCGATCGCAGCTGGTACAATCGCGCCGGTGTCGAGCGCGTCATGGGCTTTTGCACCGAAGACGACGTCGAAGAATTCTTCCGCGCCGTTCCAGACTTCGAGCGGATGCTCGTACGATCCGGCATCAAGCTCATAAAGTACTGGTTCTCGATCACCGACGACGAGCAGAACTTCCGCTTTCAAATGCGTATCCACGATCCGCTGAAGCAATGGAAGCTCTCGCCGATGGATTTGGAATCACGCCGCCGCTGGGAGCAATACACCAAGGCCAAGGAAGATATGTTGGAGCGCACCCACATCCCGGAAGCGCCGTGGTGGGTCGTCAACGCCGTCGACAAGAAGAAAGCCCGATTGAACTGTATCAGCCACCTCTTGAGGCAGATCCCTTATAAGCCAGTGGCGCGCGATGAAATTTCGCTGCCTGCCCGCGTCCACTCCCCCGACTACGTGCGCGATCCCGTGCCCGTCGAAATGTATGTGCCGGAAGTTTATTGA
- a CDS encoding winged helix-turn-helix domain-containing protein gives MTRVILRIDFDEDRYIGHGRIELLELIGEYGSIARAAKAMGMSYKRAWYLAESINSTFREPVVARQHGGKGGGSAHLTPFGEKLVRDYRAMEAQALKTFAKPLAAMEKRLGARKDFRT, from the coding sequence ATGACACGCGTCATACTACGCATCGACTTCGACGAAGACCGCTACATCGGCCATGGCCGCATCGAGCTGCTGGAATTGATCGGCGAGTACGGTTCCATTGCACGCGCGGCCAAAGCGATGGGTATGTCGTACAAACGCGCTTGGTATTTGGCAGAAAGCATCAACAGTACGTTCCGCGAGCCGGTGGTGGCGCGACAGCACGGCGGCAAGGGTGGCGGCTCGGCCCACCTCACGCCTTTCGGCGAGAAGCTGGTGCGTGACTACCGCGCCATGGAAGCGCAAGCCCTAAAGACTTTCGCCAAACCTCTCGCGGCAATGGAGAAGCGACTTGGCGCGCGCAAGGATTTTCGCACCTGA
- the modB gene encoding molybdate ABC transporter permease subunit: protein MSFFGNQSGRCTISPNDLIAIELSLRVAIVATLASLPFAIAFAYLLARYNFPGKTLLDAILHLPLVLPPVVTGYMLLLTFGRKGPVGAWLYDNLGIVLSFRWTGAALAAAIMGFPLMLRAIRLSFESIDRRLEDAAGSLGANGWWTFVLITLPLAVPGVLAGTVLGFAKALGEFGATITFVSNIPGETQTIASAIYTYTQIPGSESEALRLMGVSVAIALAAMVLSEVLNRQMQRRISVFER, encoded by the coding sequence ATGTCGTTCTTCGGCAATCAGAGCGGTAGGTGCACCATATCTCCAAACGATTTGATTGCTATTGAGCTCAGTCTGAGGGTCGCCATCGTCGCGACGCTTGCCTCATTGCCCTTCGCGATAGCGTTTGCCTATCTGCTCGCCCGTTATAACTTTCCAGGCAAGACATTGCTTGATGCCATCTTGCACCTTCCACTTGTGCTTCCCCCTGTCGTGACGGGCTATATGCTGCTGCTGACGTTCGGGCGGAAGGGCCCGGTGGGCGCCTGGCTCTATGATAACCTTGGCATTGTACTGTCCTTCCGGTGGACAGGCGCGGCGCTGGCGGCTGCCATCATGGGCTTTCCGCTGATGCTGCGAGCCATCCGGCTTTCGTTCGAGAGCATCGACCGGCGGCTGGAGGATGCGGCGGGATCGCTCGGCGCCAACGGCTGGTGGACGTTTGTCCTGATCACGTTGCCTCTGGCGGTGCCGGGCGTTCTGGCGGGTACGGTTCTTGGCTTCGCCAAGGCGCTAGGCGAGTTCGGCGCGACCATCACCTTCGTTTCCAACATCCCAGGCGAGACGCAAACGATCGCATCGGCAATTTATACCTACACGCAAATTCCCGGCTCCGAGAGTGAAGCTTTGCGTCTGATGGGAGTGTCGGTTGCCATCGCGCTTGCAGCCATGGTGCTATCGGAAGTTCTAAACCGCCAGATGCAGCGGCGGATCTCGGTCTTCGAGCGGTGA
- the ubiG gene encoding bifunctional 2-polyprenyl-6-hydroxyphenol methylase/3-demethylubiquinol 3-O-methyltransferase UbiG, whose protein sequence is MAHPDYDTQHVPDEALRGDRTLDAEEVARFSRLAAEWWDPAGKFRPLHQIGPPRLSFIRDHAVAHFSRDARSLKPLAGLRALDIGCGGGLIAEPLARMGASVTAIDPSERNIAIAKGHAEPQGLAIDYRAVRVEDLVAKGETYDLVTCLEVVEHVPDVAVFIAECAKVVRPGGIIFLSTINRTMKAWALAIVGAEYVLRWLPRGTHQWERFVTPEELGSHCTAAGLRETRFEGMTYNPLRDVWTRAADTDVNYLAVATKPI, encoded by the coding sequence ATGGCCCACCCCGACTATGACACGCAGCACGTACCTGACGAGGCGCTCAGGGGCGACCGGACGCTCGACGCCGAAGAAGTGGCGCGCTTTTCCCGGCTGGCAGCGGAGTGGTGGGATCCTGCGGGGAAATTCCGCCCGCTGCATCAGATCGGCCCACCCCGGCTCTCCTTCATCCGGGACCACGCCGTGGCGCATTTCTCGCGCGATGCGCGCAGCCTCAAGCCGCTGGCCGGACTTCGCGCGCTCGATATCGGCTGCGGCGGCGGCCTCATCGCCGAACCACTCGCCCGCATGGGAGCGTCCGTTACCGCTATTGATCCATCAGAGCGCAACATCGCAATCGCCAAGGGCCATGCCGAGCCGCAGGGGCTGGCGATCGACTATCGCGCGGTCCGCGTGGAGGATCTCGTCGCCAAAGGCGAAACATACGACCTCGTGACATGCCTGGAAGTCGTGGAGCACGTGCCGGATGTCGCGGTCTTCATCGCCGAATGCGCCAAGGTTGTTAGGCCGGGCGGCATTATTTTCCTATCGACAATCAATCGCACCATGAAAGCCTGGGCGCTTGCCATCGTGGGTGCGGAATACGTACTGCGCTGGCTGCCACGTGGCACTCACCAGTGGGAACGCTTCGTAACACCCGAGGAGTTGGGCTCACATTGTACCGCCGCAGGGCTGCGCGAGACACGTTTTGAAGGTATGACGTATAATCCGTTGCGCGACGTCTGGACCCGCGCTGCAGACACCGACGTCAACTACCTCGCCGTTGCCACAAAGCCCATTTGA
- the prmC gene encoding peptide chain release factor N(5)-glutamine methyltransferase encodes MSRVAPPDSSSAVDLHLGPTVETAYRAMAKVFTRAGFETPETDARFLLQGILQRSPSDIVLSRDIALSKEDIDRLEAGTRRRLDHEPVSRILGERSFYGRDFIVTPDVLDPRPDTETVVDEVLKLAKAIGGAQNQLRIVDVGVGSGAILLTLMAELPEARGVGTDISPRALAVARRNAERLGVLDRIELVETNMLWGVTGPVHIVVSNPPYIPSGDIAGLSRDVREHDPQEALDGGPDGLKFYRKLSSHISKMSGNIAVCVEVGARQAADVRLLLLGALQGTGTIESWFSKDLGGHIRCVTVERHS; translated from the coding sequence ATGAGCCGGGTCGCACCACCAGATTCGTCATCGGCGGTGGATCTCCATCTGGGCCCGACGGTTGAAACCGCGTATCGCGCCATGGCGAAAGTATTCACCCGCGCAGGTTTCGAGACACCCGAGACCGATGCGCGTTTTTTGCTTCAGGGCATCCTGCAACGTTCGCCTTCAGACATCGTGCTCTCGCGCGATATTGCGTTGAGCAAAGAGGACATTGATCGCCTGGAAGCTGGCACGCGCCGGCGGCTCGATCACGAGCCGGTCTCGCGCATCCTGGGCGAACGCAGCTTCTATGGCCGCGATTTCATCGTCACTCCCGACGTTCTCGATCCTCGCCCGGACACGGAAACCGTTGTTGATGAAGTCCTCAAACTGGCGAAGGCCATCGGGGGCGCGCAAAACCAGCTTCGCATCGTCGATGTCGGTGTGGGCTCGGGAGCAATTCTTCTGACCTTGATGGCGGAACTTCCCGAGGCTCGGGGGGTTGGAACCGACATCAGTCCGCGGGCACTTGCCGTTGCGCGGCGCAACGCTGAGAGGCTTGGTGTGCTGGACCGCATAGAACTTGTGGAAACAAACATGCTGTGGGGGGTGACGGGCCCGGTTCACATCGTCGTCTCAAATCCGCCCTACATACCTTCTGGAGACATCGCGGGTCTAAGCCGAGACGTTCGCGAACATGACCCACAGGAAGCCCTTGACGGCGGCCCCGACGGGCTGAAATTTTACCGTAAATTATCAAGCCATATCAGTAAGATGAGTGGAAATATTGCGGTCTGTGTCGAAGTGGGTGCCAGGCAGGCGGCCGATGTAAGATTGCTTCTGCTAGGAGCACTGCAGGGTACCGGCACTATAGAAAGTTGGTTTTCGAAGGATTTGGGCGGGCATATCCGATGTGTCACGGTGGAGCGACATTCTTAG
- the modC gene encoding molybdenum ABC transporter ATP-binding protein produces MIDFDARLRRNGFALDAKFASNANLLALFGPSGSGKTTVLHLIAGIVRPDEGRIAINERVVVDSANGIFVPKHRRRIGLVFQDAQLFPHMSVEQNLRFGRRFAQGEGRAVPFEAVVETLQIAPLLSRRAPALSGGEKQRVALGRALLAGSEILLLDEPLASLDDARKREILELIGRVRDEFKIPIVYVTHSAAEVRQLAGEVVLMEKGRVIAHGTPEDVLPT; encoded by the coding sequence ATGATCGACTTCGACGCACGACTGCGCCGGAATGGCTTTGCGCTTGATGCCAAGTTTGCTTCCAACGCCAACCTGTTGGCGCTGTTCGGTCCTTCAGGTTCAGGTAAGACGACAGTCTTGCATCTGATTGCGGGTATCGTGCGGCCCGACGAAGGCCGCATCGCAATCAATGAGCGTGTGGTCGTCGATAGCGCCAATGGGATCTTCGTTCCCAAGCATCGCAGACGCATTGGTCTGGTATTTCAAGACGCGCAGCTCTTCCCCCATATGAGTGTGGAGCAAAATCTCCGGTTCGGCCGGCGCTTTGCGCAAGGAGAAGGTCGGGCCGTTCCTTTCGAGGCGGTTGTCGAAACGCTCCAGATTGCCCCTTTGCTATCGCGTCGCGCGCCGGCGCTTTCGGGCGGTGAAAAGCAGCGCGTTGCACTGGGACGCGCGCTCCTTGCTGGTAGCGAGATCCTCCTGCTCGACGAGCCACTTGCCAGTTTGGACGACGCGCGCAAGCGCGAAATTCTGGAACTGATCGGGAGGGTGCGTGACGAGTTCAAAATACCCATCGTTTATGTGACGCATTCGGCAGCCGAGGTACGTCAATTGGCTGGCGAGGTTGTCTTGATGGAGAAAGGGCGCGTCATAGCCCATGGGACGCCTGAGGACGTTCTTCCAACGTGA